Proteins from one Oryza sativa Japonica Group chromosome 12, ASM3414082v1 genomic window:
- the LOC4352538 gene encoding psbP domain-containing protein 1, chloroplastic, producing the protein MAIVAVTAGGRRPPCRRVPPAASPPARLSCRCATHTVPRRNVLSTMLSTSTVFLFGPKQITLAETTGGTFREYIDTFDGYSFLYPKSWIQVRGAGADIFFRDPFFLDENMSVEISSPSSSKYMTVEDLGPPEKAAERVLQQYLTEFMSTRLGVRRTSNILSASSKVADDGKLYYEVEVNIKSFASNNELAVMPQDRVQRLEWDRRYLSVLGVENKRLYELRLQSPEKVFKEEEGDLRRVMDSFRVNKTA; encoded by the exons AtggccatcgtcgccgtcacgGCCGGAGGACGGCGCCCTCCCTgccgccgcgtgccgcccgCCGCTTCCCCGCCCGCGAGGCTCTCCTGCCGCTGTGCCACCCACACCG TTCCCAGGAGGAATGTACTATCCACAATGCTATCCACTTCAACAGTCTTCCTCTTCGGACCGAAACAGATCACACTGGCCGAGACAACTGGTGGTACATTCAGGGAGTACATCGACACATTCGATGGCTACTCCTTCCTCTACCCAAAGAGCTGGATCCAGGTCCGGGGAGCTGGTGCTGACATATTCTTCAGAGACCCGTTCTTCCTCGACGAGAACATGTCGGTCGAGATATCGTCTCCTTCGTCGTCGAAGTACATGACGGTTGAAGATCTTGGGCCCCCAGAGAAGGCTGCAGAGAGAGTGCTGCAGCAGTACCTGACAGAGTTCATGTCGACCAGGCTAGGCGTTCGACGAACGTCGAACATCCTGTCAGCGTCGTCGAAGGTCGCTGACGACGGCAAGCTCTACTATGAAGTTGAG GTGAATATCAAGTCATTTGCCAGCAACAACGAGCTGGCGGTGATGCCGCAGGACAGGGTGCAGCGGCTGGAGTGGGACCGGCGCTACCTGTCGGTGCTCGGCGTCGAGAACAAGCGGCTGTACGAGCTCCGGCTGCAGTCGCCGGAGAAGGTGTTCAAGGAGGAAGAAGGTGACCTGAGGAGAGTCATGGACTCCTTCAGGGTTAACAAGACTGCCTAG
- the LOC4352537 gene encoding transcription factor JAMYB-like, producing MAASQRSRSTAAQLDVDDQAAADQLMTMMRRPAAVLQDEAAAEEEASAAAADLQLELRRGPWTVDEDLTLVNYIADHGEGRWNSLARAAGLKRTGKSCRLRWLNYLRPDVKRGNFTADEQLLILDLHSRWGNRWSKIAQHLPGRTDNEIKNYWRTRVQKHAKQLNCDANSARFKDAMRYLWMPRLADASQLGDHHGYNSTTAMGDAHGMPVMTSSSSDSFATSESYDGGLYANVQDNEMVNGGDYWMQGANKGFCSNYESEQLHPHEHSQFQDPDLVGWVQGFSEGISENFWSLEDIWKM from the exons ATGGCAGCATCGCAGAGGAGCAGGAGCACGGCGGCGCAGCTCGACGTCGACGACCAGGCGGCGGCCGATCAGCTGATGACGATGATGCGGCGGCCAGCGGCGGTACTACAGGAtgaggccgccgccgaggaggaggcctccgcggcggcagcggacctGCAGCTGGAGCTCCGGCGAGGGCCGTGGACCGTCGACGAGGACCTCACCCTCGTCAACTACATCGCCGACCACGGCGAGGGACGCTGGAACtccctcgcccgcgccgccg gGTTGAAGAGGACGGGGAAGAGCTGCAGGCTGCGGTGGCTGAACTACCTCCGGCCCGACGTGAAGCGCGGCAACTTCACCGCCGACGAGCAGCTGCTCATCCTCGACCTCCACTCCCGATGGGGCAAccg GTGGTCAAAGATAGCGCAGCATTTGCCAGGGAGGACCGACAACGAGATCAAGAACTACTGGAGGACCCGAGTGCAAAAGCATGCCAAGCAGCTGAACTGCGATGCCAACAGTGCTAGGTTCAAGGATGCTATGAGATATCTATGGATGCCTCGCCTCGCCGATGCAAGCCAGCTCGGTGATCACCATGGGTATAATAGTACCACTGCCATGGGCGATGCTCATGGGATGCCAGTGAtgacatcgtcgtcgtcggactCGTTCGCGACATCAGAGTCATACGATGGGGGCCTTTATGCAAATGTGCAGGACAATGAGATGGTGAATGGTGGGGACTACTGGATGCAGGGAGCAAATAAAGGGTTTTGTAGTAATTATGAGTCAGAGCAACTTCATCCTCATGAGCATAGCCAGTTTCAGGATCCAGATCTTGTTGGTTGGGTTCAGGGCTTTTCTGAGGGCATTTCCGAGAATTTTTGGAGCTTGGAGGACATTTGGAAGATGTAG
- the LOC4352539 gene encoding uncharacterized protein encodes MVKARMTTADVAAEVKCLRRLIGMRLSNVYGITPKTYLFKLMNSSGITESGESEKVLLLMESGVRLHTTQYVRDKSTTPSGFTLKLRKHIRSKRLEDVRMLGYDRIILFQFGLGSNAHFVILELYAQGNILLTDSEYTVLTLLRSHRDDNKGLAIMSRHRYPVEACRVFERTDFTKLKDTLMMNAVDDKESSQVTPGSIDAQEPSVTPSDGVPVTDKSEEPSTTTGKKSASKNKQSSSNAKASNNAPSNKSTLKTLLGEALAYGPALAEHIILDAGLLPSTKVGKDPESSIDDHTIQSLVESISKFEDWLVDVMSGQRIPEGYILMQNKAAAKKNLTPLEGSSASQKIYDEYCPVLLNQFKSREFNEFETFDAALDEFYSKIESQRVNQQQKSKEDSAAQRLNKIKLDQENRVHTLRKEVDHSIKMAELIEYNLEDVDAAIVAVRVSLANGMSWDALARMIKEEKKAGNPVAGLIDKLSFERNCITLLLSNNLDDMDEEEKTAPVEKVEVDLSLSAHANARRWYELKKKQESKQEKTVTAHEKAFKAAEKKTRLQLAQEKTVAAITHMRKVHWFEKFNWFISSENYLIISGRDAQQNELIVKRYMSKGDLYVHAELHGASSTIIKNHKPDNPIPPLTLNQAGSFTVCHSKAWDSKIVTSAWWVYPYQVSKTAPTGEYLTVGSFMIRGKKNFLPPHPLVMGFGILFRLDESSLASHLNERRVRGEDEEALPDVESQKLESNAELDGELDSDSETGKEKHDDESSLDNINVKKIDNPIPSNAPYVKDNADSSEQLSEIRTVVNSTTSTSKGQTSDRTVSSQLEDLLDKNLGLGPTKVLGRSSLLSSNSASVADDIDDLDTKKTSVRDKPYISKADRRKLKKGQNVGDSTSDSPNGEAAKKPVNSQQEKGKTIEKPANPKVSRGQKGKLKKIKEKYGEQDEEEREIRMALLASSGRASQKDKPSEDVDGATAAQSKPSTGEDDRSKICYKCKKSGHLSRDCPESTSEVDPADVNVGRAKDGMDRSSAPAGSSVTMDEDDIHELGDEEKEKLIDLDYLTGNPLPSDILLYAVPVCAPYNALQAYKYRVKITPGTAKKGKAAKTAMSLFLHTADATNREKELMKACTDPELVAAIVGNAKITAPGLTQLKQKQKQKGKKSAKEN; translated from the exons ATGGTGAAGGCGCGGATGACGACGGCGGACGTGGCGGCGGAGGTCAAGtgcctccgccgcctcatcgGCATGCGCCTCTCCAACGTCTACGGCATCACCCCCAAG ACATATCTTTTCAAGCTGATGAACAGCAGTGGAATCACTGAGTCAGGGGAAAGCGAGAAGGTTTTGTTGCTGATGGAAAGTGGTGTTAGGCTGCATACCACCCAATATGTCCG TGACAAGAGCACCACACCATCTGGTTTCACTCTCAAGCTACGAAAACACATTCGAAGCAAGAGACTTGAAGATGTCCGTATGCTTGGATACGATAGG ATTATCCTGTTTCAGTTTGGACTTGGCAGTAACGCGCATTTTGTCATTTTAGAACTATACGCACAAGGAAATATACTTCTTACAGATTCCGAATACACAGTGCTGACACTACTCCGTTCACACAG AGATGATAACAAGGGATTGGCTATCATGTCGCGTCACCGCTACCCAGTAGAAGCATGCCGTGTTTTTGAAAGGACTGACTTTACAAAGTTAAAAGACACGCTGATGATGAATGCAGTTGATGATAAAGAATCTTCTCAAGTTACACCCGGTTCAATTGATGCTCAAGAACCTTCTGTAACCCCCAGTGATGGAGTGCCGGTTACTGATAAATCTGAAGAACCATCTACAACAACAGGAAAGAAGTCAGCTTCAAAAAACAAGCAGTCAAGTTCAAATGCAAAAGCTAGTAATAATGCTCCATCAAATAAATCAACTCTAAAGACACTTCTTGGGGAAGCATTGGCTTATGGGCCTGCATTAGCTGAGCATATCATATTGGATGCTGGATTGCTTCCAAGTACAAAGGTTGGGAAAGACCCAGAGAGCAGTATTGATGATCACACTATTCAGTCCCTAGTAGAATCCATTTCAAAGTTTGAGGATTGGCTTGTAGATGTCATGTCTGGTCAAAGGATCCCTGAGGGGTACATCCTCATGCAGAATAAGGCGGCTGCAAAGAAGAACCTCACACCTTTGGAGGGGTCTAGTGCTAGTCAGAAG ATATATGATGAATATTGCCCTGTCCTGTTGAATCAATTTAAGTCAAGGGAATTCAATGAATTTGAGACATTTGATGCTGCTCTAGATGAGTTCTACAGCAAAATAGAGAGTCAAAGGGTGAATCAACAGCAAAAATCAAAAGAGGACTCAGCGGCACAAAGgcttaataaaattaaattggaTCAG GAAAATCGTGTACATACATTGAGAAAGGAGGTTGACCATTCCATCAAAATGGCAGAATTAATTGAgtataatttagaggatgtggATGCTGCAATTGTAGCTGTCCGCGTTTCCCTTGCAAATGGAATGAGTTGGGATGCCCTTGCTCGCATGAttaaagaagagaaaaaggctGGAAACCCAGTAGCAGGTCTAATCGATAAGCTTAGTTTTGAAAGAAATTGCATCACTCTACTTCTAAGCAATAATCTTGATGACATGGATGAGGAGGAGAAAACTGCACCTGTTGAAAAG GTAGAGGTTGACCTATCACTTTCTGCGCATGCAAATGCCAGGCGGTGGTATGAACTAAAGAAAAAACAGGAAAGCAAACAAGAGAAGACTGTCACAGCACATGAGAAAGCATTCAAAGCAGCAGAGAAGAAGACACGTCTTCAGCTTGCTCAG GAAAAAACTGTCGCTGCAATCACTCATATGCGCAAAGTTCACTGGTTTGAGAAGTTCAATTGGTTCATCAGCAGTGAAAATTACCTGATTATTAGTGGCCGCGATGCTCAACAAAATGAGTTGATTGTCAAGCGGTACATGTCGAAAGGAGATCT CTACGTGCATGCTGAGTTACATGGAGCTTCCAGTACAATCATCAAGAATCACAAACCTGATAATCCCATTCCACCATTGACATTAAACCAAGCAGGATCTTTCACT GTTTGCCACAGCAAAGCATGGGATTCAAAAATTGTTACCAGTGCTTGGTGGGTGTATCCTTATCAAGTTAGCAAAACAGCTCCCACTGGCGAGTACCTAACAGTGGGTAGTTTTATGATCCGTGGCAAGAAAAATTTTCTCCCACCTCACCCCCTTGTTATGGGATTTGGTATTCTATTCCGTTTGGATGAGAGCTCCTTGGCATCTCATCTAAATGAAAGGAGGGTCAGGGGTGAAGACGAGGAGGCCCTTCCTGATGTTGAGTCTCAGAAGCTGGAAAGTAATGCTGAATTGGATGGTGAACTTGACAGTGATAGTGAGACTGGCAAGGAGAAacatgatgatgaatcaagCTTGGATAATATCAatgttaaaaaaattgacaatccCATCCCTTCTAATGCACCTTATGTTAAGGATAATGCTGATTCATCTGAGCAGCTTTCTGAAATCCGAACTGTGGTAAACAGCACTACTTCCACTTCCAAGGGACAAACAAGTGATCGCACTGTTTCATCACAACTTGAGGATCTGCTTGATAAGAATCTTGGTCTTGGGCCAACTAAGGTGTTAGGCAGAAGCTCTTTGCTCAGCAGTAATTCTGCAAGCGTGGCAGATGACATTGATGATCTTGATACGAAGAAAACATCAGTAAGAGATAAACCATACATATCTAAAGCAGATAGAAGAAAACTGAAGAAAGGTCAGAATGTTGGTGATTCTACCAGTGACTCTCCAAATGGTGAAGCTGCCAAAAAGCCTGTTAACTCACagcaagaaaaaggaaagacaaTCGAAAAGCCTGCTAATCCTAAAGTAAGTCGTGGACAGAAGGGCAAGCTTAAGAAGATTAAAGAGAAGTATGGAGAGCAGgatgaagaagaaagagaaatccGGATGGCTTTACTTGCG TCCTCTGGAAGGGCCTCACAAAAGGATAAACCTTCAGAAGATGTAGATGGAGCCACTGCAGCTCAATCAAAACCATCGACTG GTGAAGATGACAGATCAAAAATTTGTTATAAATGCAAAAAATCTGGACATCTTTCTCGTGATTGCCCTGAAAGTACATCTGAGGTGGATCCTGCTGATGTCAATGTTGGTAGAGCCAAAGATGGTATGGATAGAAGCAGCGCCCCTGCTGGTAGCAGCGTTACCATGGATGAAGATGACATCCATGAGCTCGGTGATGAAGAGAAAGAGAAGTTAATTGATTTGGACTACCTAACTGGAAATCCACTGCCAAGTGATATTTTGCTATATGCTGTACCAGTTTGTGCCCCTTACAACGCATTGCAGGCATACAAATATCGTGTGAAGATTACCCCGGGAACTGcaaagaaaggaaaag CTGCCAAAACTGCAATGAGTTTGTTCCTGCACACTGCTGACGCCACAAACCGTGAGAAGGAGCTAATGAAGGCATGCACGGACCCTGAATTGGTTGCTGCCATTGTAGGGAATGCCAAGATCACCGCACCTGGCCTCACTCAACTGAAGCAGAAGCAGAAACAGAAGGGGAAAAAATCTGCAAAAGAAAACTAG